A single genomic interval of Arthrobacter sp. NicSoilB8 harbors:
- a CDS encoding Ppx/GppA phosphatase family protein: MTRVAAVDCGTNSIRLLIADINTAVNAAVNTDASADSATGQPTPRLTDVVREMRVVRLGQGVDSTGKLAREALDRTFAATRDYAALIREHGAERVRFVATSATRDASNRQVFVDGIRDILGVEPEVITGDEEAALSFAGASSVLPSRGDDPVLVVDLGGGSTEFVLGNADGVIAARSVDVGCVRMTERHLRSDPPTPEQIAAAEADVDAAISEAARTVPLDRATAVVGVAGSVTTITAHALRLPEYSPAAIHGTELDLDAVRKACTELLEMTREDRAALPYMHPGRVDVIGAGGLVWRRVLQRLADVTAGRITTAVSSEHDILDGIALSIS, encoded by the coding sequence GTGACCCGGGTCGCGGCCGTGGACTGCGGCACCAACTCGATCCGCCTGCTGATCGCAGATATCAACACAGCTGTAAATGCAGCTGTAAACACGGATGCCAGCGCGGACAGTGCCACCGGGCAGCCCACGCCGCGGCTGACCGACGTCGTGCGCGAAATGCGCGTGGTCCGCCTGGGGCAGGGCGTGGACTCCACCGGCAAACTGGCCCGGGAAGCGCTCGACCGCACCTTCGCGGCCACGAGGGACTACGCCGCCCTCATCCGCGAGCACGGCGCCGAAAGGGTACGCTTCGTGGCCACCTCCGCCACCCGCGATGCCAGCAACCGGCAGGTCTTCGTCGACGGCATCCGCGACATCCTCGGTGTCGAGCCCGAGGTGATCACCGGGGACGAGGAAGCCGCGCTGTCCTTCGCCGGTGCCAGCAGTGTCCTGCCCTCCCGAGGGGACGACCCCGTGCTGGTGGTGGACCTCGGGGGCGGGAGCACGGAGTTCGTGCTCGGCAACGCCGACGGCGTCATCGCCGCCCGGTCGGTCGACGTCGGCTGCGTCCGGATGACCGAACGGCACCTGCGCAGCGATCCGCCCACGCCGGAGCAGATCGCGGCGGCCGAGGCCGACGTCGACGCCGCCATCAGCGAGGCGGCCCGGACCGTTCCGCTGGACCGCGCCACCGCCGTCGTCGGCGTCGCCGGATCCGTCACCACCATCACGGCACACGCGCTGCGCCTGCCGGAGTATTCGCCGGCAGCGATCCACGGCACCGAACTGGACCTGGACGCGGTCCGGAAGGCGTGCACCGAACTGCTCGAAATGACCAGGGAAGACCGGGCCGCGCTGCCGTACATGCACCCCGGGCGGGTGGACGTGATCGGCGCCGGCGGCCTCGTGTGGCGGCGCGTGCTCCAGCGCCTGGCCGACGTCACGGCCGGCCGCATCACCACGGCAGTGTCCAGCGAACACGATATTCTTGACGGAATTGCCCTCAGCATCAGCTGA
- a CDS encoding S8 family serine peptidase, protein MTRATARRRRTASALMALALAGGMSTAALTVAAPAHADSWRDKEYWLAESGITKAWDVSKGAGVKVAVIDSGVDGQHPDLAGVLAGGADISGAGSANGQESIGAKPEHGTLVATMLAGRGHQPADATAKPSAGSASGPAAGAAVGPDGIVGVAPEAQLLSVSTWLGSANPGGKSDQDQIPEAVRWAVDNGARVINISLGSTSPEWPQSWDAAFLYAEQKDVVIVAAAGNRVGGNVQVGAPATIPGVLTVAGLDRTGTASIDSSSQGISIGVAAPAEDLVGGMPAGGYADWAGTSGATPIVAGVAALIRSKWPDMSASQVINRIVTTAKDAGVPGKDPLYGFGVLNAEAALKADVPETKVNPLGSISEWIRVHRRGNLASTAPAAAPAPSSAVPTLPEATVPVAEKPSQLDSAVPAVVVLGFACLFVGIVVAAALQLRAAMRTPPKDGPDGPDGAEPGSVNSLDSSTPT, encoded by the coding sequence ATGACCAGAGCAACAGCCCGGCGCCGCCGGACCGCCTCCGCGTTGATGGCCTTGGCCCTTGCCGGCGGCATGTCCACGGCGGCGCTGACCGTGGCCGCGCCCGCCCACGCCGACTCCTGGCGCGACAAGGAATACTGGCTTGCCGAATCGGGCATCACCAAAGCCTGGGACGTTTCCAAAGGCGCCGGCGTCAAAGTGGCCGTGATCGACAGCGGCGTGGACGGCCAGCATCCGGACCTGGCGGGCGTGCTCGCCGGCGGCGCCGACATCTCCGGCGCCGGCAGCGCCAACGGCCAGGAGAGCATCGGCGCCAAACCCGAACACGGGACTCTCGTCGCCACCATGCTCGCCGGGCGCGGGCATCAGCCTGCCGACGCGACTGCCAAGCCGAGCGCCGGTTCTGCCTCGGGCCCGGCCGCGGGTGCTGCAGTTGGACCCGACGGGATCGTCGGGGTCGCCCCGGAGGCCCAGCTGCTGTCCGTTTCCACCTGGCTCGGCTCCGCCAACCCGGGCGGCAAGAGCGACCAGGACCAGATTCCGGAGGCGGTGCGCTGGGCCGTCGACAACGGCGCCCGCGTCATCAACATCTCCCTTGGCAGCACGTCGCCGGAGTGGCCCCAGAGCTGGGATGCGGCGTTCCTCTACGCCGAACAGAAAGACGTGGTGATCGTCGCCGCCGCGGGCAACCGCGTCGGCGGAAACGTCCAGGTCGGCGCTCCGGCCACGATTCCCGGTGTCCTGACGGTCGCGGGCCTGGACCGCACGGGAACGGCCAGCATCGACTCGTCCTCCCAGGGCATTAGCATCGGCGTTGCCGCCCCGGCCGAAGACCTTGTGGGCGGCATGCCTGCCGGCGGCTATGCCGACTGGGCGGGCACGTCCGGCGCCACCCCGATCGTTGCAGGCGTCGCCGCCCTGATCCGGTCCAAATGGCCCGACATGTCCGCGAGCCAGGTCATCAACAGGATTGTCACCACGGCCAAGGACGCCGGGGTGCCGGGCAAGGATCCGCTGTACGGGTTCGGCGTGCTCAACGCCGAGGCCGCCCTCAAGGCCGATGTCCCGGAAACGAAGGTCAATCCGCTGGGGTCGATCTCGGAGTGGATCCGGGTCCACCGGCGCGGAAACCTGGCCAGCACCGCACCTGCCGCGGCGCCCGCGCCCTCCAGCGCGGTGCCCACCCTGCCCGAGGCGACCGTCCCGGTCGCGGAGAAGCCGTCCCAGCTGGACAGCGCCGTCCCCGCCGTGGTGGTCCTGGGCTTCGCCTGCCTGTTCGTGGGCATCGTTGTTGCCGCTGCGCTCCAGCTGCGGGCCGCCATGCGGACGCCACCCAAGGACGGCCCCGACGGACCTGACGGGGCCGAGCCCGGGTCCGTTAATTCGTTGGATTCCAGCACCCCGACATAG
- a CDS encoding FAD-dependent oxidoreductase yields MASSLQLQDRPRVLVVGGGYVGLYVALKLQKKIANAGGIVTLVDPLPYMTYQPFLPEVAGGNIEARHAVVSHRQHLKQTELIQGRVTSIDHANRTAVVAPSDGGDTFEIPYFDVVLAAGAITRTFPIKGLADKGIGLKTIEEAVALRNKVLERIETGSLMTDPVERARALTFVVVGGGFAGIECITEMEDLARAAVKNNPRVKQEEVRFVLVEAMGRIMPEVTAQQAEWVVEHLRSRGIEVLLNTSLDNAEGSLKLINLPDKSPAQEFESDTLVWTAGVQANPMVRSTDFPLEPRGRVRVLADLRIAGDEGIIDNAWAAGDVAAVPDLTGSGLPDGTCVPNAQHALRQAKLLAKNLWASRWDKPLKDYKHKNLGAVAGFGEWKGVANINLIGRIGLKGPLAWLAHRGYHGMAMPTVERKIRVISGWFWAFFLGRDTTQLMDLDNPRGAFVAAATPAPKPAAAPAPEAAKPETKADPKAASKESVPADAK; encoded by the coding sequence ATGGCATCCTCCCTTCAGCTCCAGGACCGTCCCCGGGTACTCGTCGTCGGCGGCGGGTACGTCGGCCTGTATGTAGCCCTCAAACTTCAGAAAAAGATCGCGAATGCCGGTGGCATCGTCACCCTCGTCGATCCGCTGCCCTACATGACCTACCAGCCCTTCCTGCCGGAAGTTGCCGGCGGAAACATCGAGGCCCGCCACGCGGTTGTCTCGCACCGCCAGCACCTGAAGCAGACGGAACTCATCCAGGGCCGCGTCACCTCGATCGACCACGCCAACCGCACGGCCGTGGTGGCCCCTTCCGACGGTGGCGACACCTTCGAGATCCCGTACTTCGACGTCGTCCTGGCCGCCGGCGCCATCACCCGCACGTTCCCGATCAAGGGCCTCGCGGACAAGGGCATCGGCCTGAAGACCATTGAAGAGGCCGTCGCCCTGCGCAACAAGGTCCTCGAGCGCATCGAAACCGGCTCGCTCATGACGGACCCCGTCGAGCGTGCCCGCGCCCTGACGTTCGTCGTCGTCGGCGGCGGCTTCGCCGGCATCGAGTGCATCACCGAGATGGAAGACCTCGCCCGCGCCGCAGTCAAGAACAACCCGCGCGTCAAGCAGGAGGAAGTCCGCTTCGTCCTGGTCGAGGCCATGGGCCGCATCATGCCCGAGGTCACGGCGCAGCAGGCCGAGTGGGTCGTGGAGCACCTCCGCAGCCGCGGCATCGAGGTTCTGCTCAACACCTCCCTCGACAACGCCGAGGGCTCCCTGAAGCTCATCAACCTGCCGGACAAGTCCCCGGCCCAGGAATTCGAGTCGGACACCCTGGTCTGGACTGCCGGTGTGCAGGCCAACCCGATGGTCCGCTCCACCGACTTCCCGCTCGAGCCGCGCGGACGCGTCCGCGTCCTGGCCGACCTGCGCATTGCAGGCGACGAGGGCATCATCGACAACGCGTGGGCTGCCGGCGACGTCGCCGCCGTTCCCGACCTCACAGGCAGCGGCCTGCCGGACGGCACCTGCGTGCCGAACGCCCAGCACGCGCTGCGCCAGGCCAAGCTCCTCGCCAAGAACCTGTGGGCCTCCCGCTGGGACAAGCCGCTCAAGGACTACAAGCACAAGAACCTGGGCGCCGTCGCCGGCTTCGGCGAATGGAAGGGTGTCGCGAACATCAACCTGATCGGCCGCATCGGCCTCAAGGGCCCGCTGGCCTGGCTGGCGCACCGCGGCTACCACGGCATGGCCATGCCCACCGTGGAGCGCAAGATCCGCGTGATCTCCGGCTGGTTCTGGGCCTTCTTCCTGGGCCGCGACACCACGCAGCTGATGGACCTGGACAACCCGCGCGGCGCCTTCGTGGCCGCGGCGACTCCGGCCCCGAAGCCGGCCGCGGCCCCGGCCCCGGAAGCAGCCAAGCCTGAAACCAAGGCCGACCCTAAGGCAGCTTCCAAGGAATCGGTTCCGGCCGACGCCAAATAG
- a CDS encoding N-acetyltransferase gives MTGEKDLQTLLATMHPVRRDGEFVYVLWPHGRPLAGGIMAAVREAEGLTVVMPRADADSLGLPYDFVGAWITLEVHSSLEAVGLTAAVGAALTEAKISCNVLAGFHHDHLLVPVADADRALEVLHELAEDSGREGPVPTLRMRTEEPADRPAILALTAAAFAVSPVTGLPVEGEPEEVGLLRRLFDCPEYLPGFSIVAELDGEIVGHAISTRGWVGELELLGLGPIGVVPRLQRHGIGSALMNETVARANAAGERGIALLGSPDYYSRFGFVPSTSLGVAPPEASWGAHFQLLPLAVWPGGVSGTFRYAGPFSD, from the coding sequence ATGACCGGTGAAAAGGATTTGCAGACGCTTCTGGCAACCATGCATCCCGTGCGCCGCGACGGCGAGTTCGTCTACGTCCTCTGGCCCCATGGGAGGCCGCTGGCCGGCGGAATCATGGCCGCCGTCCGTGAGGCCGAGGGGCTGACCGTGGTGATGCCCCGGGCCGACGCGGACAGCCTGGGGCTGCCGTACGACTTTGTCGGGGCCTGGATCACCCTCGAGGTGCATTCCTCGCTGGAGGCCGTGGGCCTGACGGCCGCCGTGGGCGCCGCCCTGACCGAGGCGAAGATCAGCTGCAATGTCCTGGCAGGCTTCCACCATGACCACCTGCTGGTGCCCGTGGCGGATGCCGACCGGGCGCTGGAAGTCCTCCACGAGCTGGCCGAGGACAGCGGGCGGGAGGGCCCCGTCCCGACGCTGCGGATGCGCACCGAAGAGCCGGCGGACCGCCCGGCCATCCTGGCCCTGACGGCAGCGGCCTTTGCCGTCTCGCCGGTGACCGGGCTGCCCGTGGAGGGCGAGCCGGAGGAAGTGGGGCTGCTTCGACGGCTCTTCGACTGCCCGGAGTATCTGCCCGGGTTTAGCATCGTCGCGGAGCTCGACGGCGAGATCGTGGGGCATGCGATCAGCACCCGGGGATGGGTGGGGGAGCTGGAACTGCTGGGGCTCGGACCCATCGGAGTGGTGCCGCGGCTGCAGCGCCACGGCATCGGCTCCGCGCTCATGAACGAGACCGTGGCGCGCGCCAACGCCGCGGGGGAGCGGGGAATCGCCTTGTTGGGCAGTCCCGACTACTATTCCCGCTTCGGCTTCGTGCCCTCCACCTCGCTCGGGGTGGCACCGCCTGAGGCAAGCTGGGGAGCCCACTTCCAGCTGCTTCCGCTCGCCGTCTGGCCCGGCGGCGTCAGCGGAACCTTCCGTTACGCGGGCCCCTTTTCGGACTGA